In one window of Chryseobacterium phocaeense DNA:
- a CDS encoding flavin monoamine oxidase family protein, with translation MNKNTPLNPGKHPDLKTEVAIIGAGTSGLYTAYRLVTDKKFKAHEVQIFDMNTKLGGRLESVVMPGMDFWGELGGMRYLTSQKIVTTLIEGYPLSEEDPAKRIPVLKDKMTPVPFPMGDPSKLLMYLRKERFKQDDWDEAQKKGEKLPTRYYLNDDDFGFSSDQLFNKVIYDVLMADPWVAKNYGDRIIKGSSVYDYTFKLTSRDWDDIKPKLVYNFPNSPYDGRKVNDLGFWNLLKDQVSQEGYEFLANAGGYYSNTINWNSAEAFPYMVGDFSAGTIYKTIEEGYDSIAYALANSYMEHEGACIWSENKLLTFTKAHPLINTHKYELTFLNLKTNTQWKVYANTLVLAMPRKSLELLDQNNFFFNINENSVLNDNIRSVIMEPAFKILMGFEYPWWKELGISSGHSITDLPMRQCYYFGTDPHTDNSMLLGSYGDMETETFWKALSDDKVLFKVKAARSASLQELHQLDDVQATKLMVGELMNQLRELHGPDVTIPEPYVTYFKDWTDEPFGAGYHAWKAGFSVENVMPYMRKPVKDENIHICGEAYSDQQGWVEGAFCEAEKMLQEYFGLHRPIWLDPEYYLGW, from the coding sequence ATGAATAAAAATACACCATTAAATCCGGGAAAACATCCTGATTTAAAAACGGAAGTAGCCATTATTGGCGCCGGAACATCCGGATTATACACTGCTTACCGTCTTGTGACCGATAAAAAATTTAAGGCTCATGAAGTTCAGATCTTCGATATGAATACCAAGCTTGGAGGAAGACTGGAATCCGTCGTGATGCCCGGGATGGATTTCTGGGGCGAGCTGGGCGGAATGCGCTACCTGACTTCGCAGAAGATTGTAACGACATTAATTGAAGGCTATCCTCTTTCGGAAGAAGATCCGGCGAAACGCATCCCGGTTCTTAAAGATAAGATGACCCCGGTTCCTTTTCCTATGGGTGATCCTTCAAAATTACTGATGTATCTGCGTAAAGAACGGTTCAAGCAGGATGACTGGGATGAAGCACAGAAAAAAGGAGAAAAACTGCCTACCCGATACTATCTGAATGATGATGACTTCGGATTCAGCTCGGATCAGCTTTTCAACAAGGTGATTTATGATGTTTTAATGGCAGATCCCTGGGTGGCTAAAAATTATGGAGACCGAATCATTAAAGGCTCTTCCGTATATGATTATACTTTTAAGTTGACCAGCAGAGACTGGGATGATATTAAACCTAAATTAGTTTATAATTTCCCGAATTCTCCTTATGACGGGCGTAAGGTAAATGATCTTGGTTTCTGGAACCTGCTGAAAGACCAGGTTTCTCAGGAAGGCTATGAGTTCCTGGCCAATGCGGGTGGATATTATTCCAATACCATTAACTGGAATTCAGCGGAGGCGTTTCCGTATATGGTGGGAGATTTTTCAGCGGGAACAATCTATAAAACCATTGAGGAAGGCTATGACAGCATTGCCTATGCCCTGGCCAATTCTTATATGGAGCATGAAGGTGCCTGTATCTGGTCCGAAAACAAACTGCTTACTTTTACAAAAGCACATCCTTTAATCAACACCCATAAGTACGAACTGACCTTTCTGAACCTGAAAACAAACACCCAGTGGAAAGTATATGCCAATACACTGGTGCTTGCTATGCCAAGAAAATCACTAGAGCTGCTGGATCAGAACAATTTCTTCTTTAATATCAATGAAAATTCGGTTCTGAATGATAATATCCGTTCTGTTATTATGGAGCCTGCCTTTAAAATACTGATGGGCTTTGAATATCCATGGTGGAAAGAACTGGGAATCAGTTCCGGACATTCCATCACCGACCTTCCTATGAGACAGTGCTATTATTTCGGGACAGACCCACATACTGATAATTCCATGCTGCTGGGAAGCTACGGTGATATGGAAACCGAAACGTTCTGGAAGGCCCTTTCCGATGACAAAGTTCTTTTTAAAGTAAAAGCAGCCAGATCCGCATCTTTGCAGGAACTTCATCAGCTGGACGATGTTCAGGCCACGAAACTGATGGTAGGAGAACTGATGAACCAGCTCCGGGAGCTGCACGGGCCGGATGTAACCATTCCTGAACCGTATGTAACGTATTTTAAAGACTGGACGGATGAGCCTTTTGGCGCTGGATACCACGCCTGGAAAGCCGGTTTCTCCGTTGAAAACGTCATGCCTTATATGAGAAAGCCTGTTAAGGATGAAAACATCCACATCTGCGGGGAAGCTTATTCTGATCAGCAGGGCTGGGTGGAAGGTGCATTCTGTGAAGCTGAAAAGATGCTTCAGGAATATTTCGGACTGCACCGTCCGATCTGGCTGGATCCTGAATATTATTTGGGGTGGTAG